The Actinomadura sp. WMMB 499 genome includes a window with the following:
- a CDS encoding RNA ligase (ATP) gives MSTLRVTAERLTILPHDNADALELAQVGLYRAVVQKGRYATGDWAVYIPEGALLPDGLIGELGLTGKLAGAGENRVKAVRLRGELSQGIVCLPRALDGTDLAAAHGEGRNFADDLGIVKWVPPVPVHMAGEVLPAPDLVRWIEIEDVKRYPAIFEPGEPVVATEKIHGTACLLTIAGGEPFVSSKGFGGKSLALVRDGKNLYWRTLEAHGAVEAARKIAERFGADRVGLFGEVYGRRVQDLHYGAAEPGYAAFDVAVAGADGFRWLDPAELAAVLADAGLPAAPVLYEGGYDEARLMELASGRETVSGRSAHLREGLVVRPVTGRWSPVTGGRAIAKFVSPGYLTRKGGTEFE, from the coding sequence ATGTCGACGCTGCGCGTGACGGCCGAACGGCTGACGATCCTGCCGCACGACAACGCGGACGCGCTCGAACTCGCCCAGGTCGGGCTGTACCGGGCGGTCGTCCAGAAGGGGCGGTACGCGACCGGCGACTGGGCCGTCTACATCCCCGAGGGAGCGCTGCTCCCGGACGGGCTGATCGGCGAGCTCGGGCTCACCGGGAAGCTCGCGGGCGCGGGCGAGAACCGCGTCAAGGCCGTCCGGCTGCGCGGCGAGCTGTCGCAGGGCATCGTCTGCCTGCCCCGCGCCCTGGACGGGACGGACCTCGCCGCGGCGCACGGAGAAGGCCGGAACTTCGCCGACGACCTCGGCATCGTCAAGTGGGTGCCGCCGGTCCCGGTGCACATGGCCGGCGAGGTGCTGCCCGCCCCCGACCTCGTCCGGTGGATCGAGATCGAAGACGTGAAGCGGTACCCGGCGATCTTCGAGCCGGGCGAGCCCGTGGTCGCGACGGAGAAGATCCACGGGACGGCGTGCCTGCTCACGATCGCGGGCGGCGAGCCGTTCGTGTCGTCCAAGGGGTTCGGCGGGAAGTCGCTCGCGCTGGTGCGGGACGGCAAGAACCTGTACTGGCGGACGCTCGAGGCGCACGGGGCCGTCGAGGCCGCGCGGAAGATCGCCGAGCGGTTCGGCGCGGACCGGGTCGGGCTGTTCGGGGAGGTCTACGGCCGCCGCGTGCAGGACCTGCACTACGGCGCCGCCGAGCCCGGATACGCGGCGTTCGACGTCGCGGTGGCGGGCGCGGACGGGTTCCGCTGGCTGGATCCGGCGGAACTCGCCGCCGTGCTGGCGGACGCGGGCCTGCCCGCCGCGCCCGTCCTGTACGAGGGCGGGTACGACGAGGCGCGGCTGATGGAGCTGGCGAGCGGGCGGGAGACGGTGTCGGGCCGGTCCGCGCACCTGCGCGAGGGGCTGGTCGTGCGGCCGGTGACCGGGCGGTGGAGCCCGGTCACCGGCGGGCGGGCGATCGCGAAGTTCGTCTCGCCCGGCTACCTCACCCGCAAGGGCGGCACCGAGTTCGAATGA
- a CDS encoding MFS transporter — translation MNDTPAEPRRVLWSAVVLAFLAVLIDGFDTAALAFSVPSLATGWGLEEAAFTAPLVLTNLGVVVGYLYSGPLSARLGRRRVLIGGVAFFAVSTLATAALLPLESIAVLSVTRVLTGVGLGAVLPAAVALATDHSPAERHERVSVTVTLGLASGATLGGVFGGRMLDAIGPAGVFWVAGGAPLVLAAVMLWALPADRVPAGARAREGERVGLLLRPGVRTDTLLIWLFSFMAFLSAYTLQSWVPTLMTDFGFAESEAPMGLAFFSFGGIVGGIGLIWLASRIGIAPSLCVTTIVGAACAFTVARVELPDALLFLVLAGTGAGLIGSQIGQLTMAVSVYPAATRTTGVGWAAALGRAGSIVGPAVGGVLLGLSLPGRDIVLLTTVPVLAALLAAVVLWRRRAGTPAAARG, via the coding sequence GTGAACGACACGCCCGCCGAACCGCGGCGCGTCCTGTGGTCCGCCGTCGTCCTCGCCTTCCTCGCGGTGCTGATCGACGGGTTCGACACCGCCGCGCTCGCGTTCTCCGTCCCGTCCCTCGCGACCGGTTGGGGACTCGAGGAGGCGGCCTTCACCGCGCCGCTCGTCCTCACCAACCTCGGCGTCGTCGTCGGCTACCTGTACTCCGGCCCGCTCAGCGCGCGGCTGGGCCGCCGCCGGGTGCTGATCGGCGGGGTGGCGTTCTTCGCGGTCAGCACCCTCGCGACGGCCGCGCTGCTGCCCCTGGAGTCGATCGCCGTGCTCAGCGTCACCCGGGTGCTGACGGGCGTCGGGCTGGGCGCGGTGCTGCCCGCCGCGGTCGCCCTGGCCACCGACCACAGCCCCGCCGAGCGGCACGAGCGGGTGTCGGTCACCGTCACGCTGGGACTGGCGTCGGGCGCGACGCTCGGCGGCGTCTTCGGCGGCCGGATGCTCGACGCGATCGGCCCGGCCGGGGTCTTCTGGGTCGCCGGGGGCGCGCCGCTCGTCCTGGCCGCGGTGATGCTGTGGGCGCTGCCCGCCGACCGCGTCCCCGCCGGGGCGCGGGCGCGCGAGGGCGAGCGCGTCGGCCTGCTGCTGCGGCCCGGCGTGCGGACCGACACCCTGCTGATCTGGCTGTTCTCGTTCATGGCGTTCCTGTCGGCCTACACGCTGCAGTCGTGGGTGCCGACCCTGATGACCGACTTCGGGTTCGCCGAGTCGGAGGCGCCGATGGGGCTGGCGTTCTTCAGCTTCGGCGGCATCGTCGGCGGTATCGGGCTCATCTGGCTGGCGTCCCGGATCGGCATCGCGCCGTCCCTGTGTGTCACGACGATCGTGGGCGCCGCGTGCGCGTTCACCGTCGCCCGCGTCGAACTGCCCGACGCCCTGCTGTTCCTCGTCCTCGCCGGGACGGGCGCCGGGCTCATCGGCAGCCAGATCGGCCAGCTCACCATGGCCGTCAGCGTGTACCCGGCCGCGACCCGCACCACCGGCGTGGGCTGGGCCGCCGCGCTCGGCCGGGCCGGATCCATCGTGGGCCCCGCCGTCGGCGGCGTCCTGCTCGGGCTGTCCCTGCCGGGCCGCGACATCGTGCTGCTCACGACCGTCCCGGTGCTGGCGGCGCTGCTCGCCGCGGTCGTGCTGTGGCGGCGGCGGGCGGGGACGCCCGCCGCCGCCCGGGGGTGA
- a CDS encoding alpha/beta hydrolase: protein MSPDTVRPADPTEYFTYRNPERYHADWKGFYDVALRRREDVRERFPHDLDLKYGPDPAHLADVYHPGGGTGRPVIVYFHGGRWREGHPAFYDHLAAPWVEAGAVFVSCGYRLAPAHTIADAVADAARAVRWAAGAAPAYGGDPARLTVAGHSAGGHLTAMVTMTGADDPLPGVTGAVCMSAPVDLRSEPELDPAEAARLTPSRRITRAPRGVVISYGDPEPNVRGQDGGFFREHGTLLARALEDAGHRPVTVPLPGTDHVGTGAAFGDPESPLFAAARTIVFAEGSAQ from the coding sequence ATGTCCCCCGATACCGTCCGTCCGGCCGACCCCACGGAGTACTTCACCTACCGCAATCCCGAGCGGTACCACGCCGACTGGAAGGGCTTCTACGACGTCGCCCTGCGCCGGCGCGAGGACGTCCGCGAGCGGTTCCCGCACGACCTCGACCTCAAGTACGGGCCCGACCCGGCCCACCTCGCCGACGTCTACCATCCGGGCGGCGGCACCGGCCGGCCGGTGATCGTCTACTTCCACGGCGGCCGCTGGCGCGAGGGCCACCCCGCGTTCTACGACCACCTGGCGGCACCGTGGGTGGAGGCCGGTGCGGTCTTCGTGTCCTGCGGGTACCGGCTCGCCCCCGCGCACACCATCGCCGACGCCGTGGCCGACGCGGCGCGCGCCGTGCGCTGGGCCGCCGGGGCCGCGCCCGCCTACGGCGGCGACCCGGCGCGGCTCACCGTCGCCGGGCACTCGGCGGGCGGCCACCTCACCGCCATGGTCACCATGACCGGCGCGGACGACCCGCTCCCCGGCGTGACCGGCGCCGTCTGCATGAGCGCGCCCGTCGACCTGCGGTCCGAACCGGAGCTCGACCCGGCGGAGGCGGCGCGGCTCACGCCGTCCCGGCGGATCACCCGGGCGCCGCGCGGCGTCGTCATCTCCTACGGCGATCCGGAACCGAACGTCAGGGGGCAGGACGGCGGGTTCTTCCGCGAGCACGGGACGCTGCTGGCGCGGGCGCTCGAGGACGCCGGGCACCGGCCGGTCACCGTGCCGCTTCCCGGTACCGACCACGTCGGCACCGGTGCGGCGTTCGGCGACCCGGAGTCCCCGCTGTTCGCCGCCGCCCGCACGATCGTCTTCGCCGAGGGGAGCGCCCAGTGA